Genomic DNA from Nitratidesulfovibrio vulgaris str. Hildenborough:
GAAACGTATCAGGACTTCACCTTGACCGCCGACACCCTCACGCCCGAGGAATGCGGTCGCGCCATCCTGTCATGGCTGGAGACGGCAGATGCCTAAAAGACCCGTACGCAAGCCCGGTGTATTTGCACGCCTCGAAGACCTCTACACCCGCATGGAGACCGCCTACAACGCCACGGCGGCGGCTGCGGGGCTGACCTGCACCGGGTGTGACGACAATTGTTGCCGGACGCATTTCCGTCACCACACTCGCATTGAGTGGGCCTACCTATGGAAGGGGATGCTCTCCCTCTCCCCGGAGAGGCGTGAGGCCTACCTCGAAAGGGCGAAGGACGTTGTCGCGCAGTGTGATGCCGCCCTCGCCGCCGGAGTCGTGCCGAGAGTCATGTGTCCGCTCAACGACGAAGGGCGGTGCGGTCTCTACAAGTACAGGCTCATGATCTGCCGCATGCACGGTACCCGCAACATCCTCCGCCTCCCCGATGGAAGAACGCAGGTGTTCCGCGGCTGCCATCGTTTCGACAACTGTACGGCACAGTTCGCCGATGCCGACCGTCCATCGCTTGATCGCACACCGCTCTACACCGAGCTCGCAAAGCTGGAGATGGAGCACCTCGGGCCCACAGCAGCACGACAGCAACGGGTCGACTTGACCCTCGCCGAAATGCTGGTCTATGGTCCCCCAAAGCCTTGACCCACAAGAACATCAACCCCGGAGAAGTCATGCTGCGTGCAGTCGCTCTTCTGCTTCTCTTGATGCTGGGCGGCTGTGCCCAGACGACGGCCCTCCATCTGCAGCGGGCATCCGCCCTCGCAGGTCAATCCGGCACGCTGACCATGCGCCACGCAGCCTTCGACTACACCACTGTGGCCCTCGACCATCAGGTCGGCGTCGTCGGTACGGCACGCCTCGTTCCCGCTTCCGTGCCATCGTGGGCGAAACACGTCGCGCAGTATGTCGTCTATGCCTACATCTGCGATACTTCCGGTAACGTCCTCGCATCCGGCGACATCGACTTCATCCCGCGCACCATCGAAGAATCCGGCGCACTTCCGTTCGAAATACGCATCGACACACGATTCCAACCGGGAGACAGGCCCCTGCAACTGGCCTTCGGCTACCGTATCGTCCTCCGCGAATCGTCCATGCCCGATGAGGGCCGCAGCTTCGTCGCCACTGAGGTCGCCCTGGAGGAATGATCCTGCGGCTTTTCATCTCGCCGATGCAACCTCCGGCACATCGTCGAGAATCGAGCGACATAATACTGCGACGCCGCCACGTGGTCGTGTTCTCCCTGAGTGCACCCGCGCGCCATTCCAGCGCCATGATGCCCCGTCATCATAGCCGGTTGCGCATCCCCCTCCGTCAGCCCCCCGGTCCCTGCCCAGAGTATCAGTAGACAGCTACCGTAACGTGCCAAACGGTGTCTGCCGTTTCACCGCGCCATATGCCCTTGCGCGTCTGCCCGCACTGCAGCACCCACGCCCGGCACCACGGCGGGCCTTCCGCCCATCTTCACGCCTGACCGTCTGCTCAAGGCCGACTACGCCCTGCAGCCACGTCTGCAGCCATGCCGGGTCGTCGCAAAGGACTCTGCAGCGGGCCGCCAGCATACCTGCCCCAAAAGATATCATGTGCGTTCACACCGCACACCGTTGACCGAAAAAACGCCCTGCCTGTACCATGGAAGGTATATCCGTCATCATGGAGGTAGCGCGATGCGGTCAGCAATTCGATGGGGTCTGCTCACACTGGTGCTGTTGTCTCCTGCACTAGCGGCAGCCTATGACGTACCCAAGGAAATCGAGATCAAACGTCCGGCCAAGAACAAACCCGTGGCCTCATGGGTCGGTCCCGTGAAGTTCCCGCACGGATTCCATGCCATCCACAACCCGTGCAAGGCATGCCACCACGAAGAATCCGACAAGTCCCTCGGCAGCTTTCTTCCCTGCAGCCAATGCCACAACAAGCCCGGAGATGCCGAACAGATGAGCTTCTATCGGGCCTGGCACAATGACAAGGCCTATAGCTGCATGGGGTGCCATCGCCAGAAGCGCCTTCTGAAGCAGGGTGAGCCACCCATTTCATGCACACGCGGATGTCATCCCTTGCCTACCGGGGGTGCACAATGAGCTACACGACACGCATTCCGGCAAAACTCCTTGCTCGACAGGCTGAAGACGGTCGCATGACCCGCCGCGAGTTCATGAAGTTCTGCGGCATCGTCGCCGTCGCCATGGGCATGGGCCCCGGATTCGCCCCTGCCGTCGCCGAGGCGCTTCAGGCAAAGGGGCGCCCCAGCGTGGTGTACATGCATGGCGCAGAATGCACTGGCTGCACCGAAGGTCTTCTCCGT
This window encodes:
- a CDS encoding cytochrome c3 family protein, with protein sequence MRSAIRWGLLTLVLLSPALAAAYDVPKEIEIKRPAKNKPVASWVGPVKFPHGFHAIHNPCKACHHEESDKSLGSFLPCSQCHNKPGDAEQMSFYRAWHNDKAYSCMGCHRQKRLLKQGEPPISCTRGCHPLPTGGAQ
- a CDS encoding lipoprotein: MLRAVALLLLLMLGGCAQTTALHLQRASALAGQSGTLTMRHAAFDYTTVALDHQVGVVGTARLVPASVPSWAKHVAQYVVYAYICDTSGNVLASGDIDFIPRTIEESGALPFEIRIDTRFQPGDRPLQLAFGYRIVLRESSMPDEGRSFVATEVALEE